Genomic segment of Candidatus Eisenbacteria bacterium:
CGGCGAAGAGCTCTCGAGAATGAGCGAGCTCACGCGCTCGGGTTGGGCCAGCGCCATATGGAGGGCGACGCGGCCGCCCATCGAGTATCCGAGCCAGTCCGAGCGTTCGACGCCCAGGTCCCCGAGGATCGCGTCCAGGTCCCGGACGGCTTCGGCCATGGTGTAGCGCGAAGGATCCGCCGGAGCGCCCGTGGCTCCATGGCCCAAGAGGTCGACCGCGATCGCCGCACGCCCCTCCCCGCGGAGCCTGGGGAGCAGGGGGGTCCAGTCCTCGCTCGAGCCGTTGAATCCGTGCAGGAGCACGATGGGGCGGCCGCGCGCGGGTTCGCCGTCGAGGACGATGTGGTAGGGGACGCCGCGCACGGTCAGGGTCACGAGCCGCTCCCGACCGCGCGGACCACGTCGTCCCAAACGGCCTGATGCCACGCGCGATTCCCGTCCCGCTCGGTCCGGACCTCGATCACCTCGGTCGCGCGGGCCCGAAGCGAGGCGGCCGCCCGGGTCCTGAGCTCCTCCCAGGTGCGTGGGCATGAATAGGGGGTTCCATACATCGCGGCGGCGGGGGCGAAATCGAGACCGTGGGGCGTTCCGAAGTAGCGCTCGAACGCCGCATGCCGCGCAACGGGAAGGAAGGAGAAAATGCCGCCGCCATCGTTGTGCACCACGACGATGGTCGCCCCCACCCGCTCGCCGCGAGCCATGTGGAGCGCATTCAGATCGTGGTGGAACGAGAGATCTCCGGTGACGAGAAGAAGCGGGTCGTTCGAAGCGGCGCTCGCCCCGAGGGCGCTCGAGACGACGCCGTCGATCCCGTTCGCGCCGCGGTTCGCGAGCACGCGCACGCGGTGGGGATGGTTGGGCACGAAGGCGTCGAGATCCCGGATCGCCATGCTGTTTCCGACGTAGAGCGTCCCCGTCTCGGGAAGCGCCTCCAGCAGCACGGGGAAGATCTTCCCCTCGCAAAACGTCCGGGCGCGCTCCAGATGCCGCGCGATCGTCTCCCGCGCGGCGCGCTCCGCCCGCTCGAACTCCTCGCGCCAGCTCGGGAGCGGATCCGCCGCACCGGCGAGGGCTTCCGACAGGGCCTCGGCGAAGGCCGTTGGGTCGGCGGTCACGACTTCGCGCGCCCGACGCGCGGGGCTCCGCCATCCGGCTCCCGGATCCACGATCACGTGGCGCGCGGAAGGATGCCGTGCCGTGTACGCATGAAACGCTTTGGACGTGAGAGCCGCGCCGAACTGGATCACGAGCTCGGGCTCGTGCCGTGCCGCGAACGGCGCCGACCGAAGAAACGCGTCGTAACCGCCGAGGACCGGCCCGCCGGGGCGCGAACCAAACCGGATCTGGGACGCGGGGTCCGCGAGCGTGGGGTAGCCCGTGACCAGGGCGAGCTTGGCGACCGCCGACGCGAGGTCGGGCGGAGAATCGTCGGGGCCGCACACGATGAGCCCGCGTCTCAGCACCCTCGCTGCTTTCGCGATGCGCTCGACGGTCTGCGGCGCGGGTGGAGGAGGCTCGGCCACGATGGACGCTGCGGGCGCCGGAGTGGGCGCCGGCGGGAGGGCGTCGGGCTCGGGAAGGAGCGGCTCACGAAACACGAAGTTGAGGTGCACCGGCCCCGCGGGCGCGCGCCATGCCTCCGCGACCGCGCGGGCTCCGAGGGAGGCCGCGTAGTCGAGCATCGTGGGAGACCCCTCGGGCGCTCCCACTTCGACGAACCAGCGTACGTGGGAGCCGAAGAGCTTGATCTGGTCGATCGTCTGCGGGGCGCCTGTGTCCCGCAGCTCGGGCGGGCGATCGGCGGTCGCGAGGATCAGCGGAACGCGCGCGTAGCCCGCCTCGATGATCGCGGGAAAGAAGTTCGCCGCCGCGGTGCCCGACGTGCACACGAGCGCGACCGGCCGCCGCGACGCCTTGGCCAAGCCGAGGCCGAAGAACCCGGCCGAGCGCTCGTCCAGCGAGATGTGCGTCGCGATCGGGGAGCGGTCGAAGGCAAGCGCGAGCGGTGCCGAGCGCGAACCCGAGCAGAGGACCGCGTCCCGGACCCCCGCGTCGTGGAGCGCCGTGGCGAACCGGTCCGCCCAAGCGAGGTTGATCGCGCCCGGCGCGCGCAGCGGCTCGGCCCCTTCGGCGGCGGGGGCGCCGGCGTCCGCGGAGCGCATCCCCGCGCGCCGCGTCTCGGATTCAGTCGCGCGCGACGGCATCGAGAATCCCTTTCATCTTGAGCTCGGTCTCGTTCCACTCGAGCTCGGGATCGGAGCCTTCGACGATCCCGGCGCCCGCGAAGAGGCGGGCGCGCCGTCCCCGCAGGGCGAGCGATCGAATGCCGACCGTGAAATCACCCTCTCCCCTGCCGTTCAGCCAGCCCATCGGCCCTGCGTACCAGCCGCGGCCGCAGGGCTCGACCCGGTCGATCCAGGCCTTGGCCTCGGTCCGCGGCCAACCCGCGATCGCGGGGGTGGGGTGCAGCCGCGCAACGAGATCGAGGACATGCGCTCCCTCCCGGGCTCGCCCGCGCACGGGAGTGCGGAGGTGCAGGAGATGGGGAAGCCGCATCACCTCCGGCTCCTCGGGCGCGTGCAGCGAGTCGCAAAGAGGACGGAGTGTCTCGAGCAGGTGGCGGAGGACGATCTTGTGCTCGCTCCGGTCCTTCTCGCTCTTCGCGAGGGCGCGCATGAGGGCGTGTTCATCCTCCCCCGGCTCGCAGCGTTGCGTGCCGGCGACCGCCTCGGTGGAGATCTCCCCGTGAGCGAGCCGCGCCAGTCTTTCGGGGCTCGCCCCCAGGAACGCGTTCCCGTTCCCATCGGAGATGAGAAACCGGTAGCACGTGGGATAGGCCGCGCGGAGCGATTCCATGATTTCGATCGCATCGGTCGCGGGATCCAGCTCCAGCTCGACCCAGCGGGCGAGCACGGCTTTGGAGCAGGCGCCCTCCCGAATCCTCGTGAGCGTCCGTCGCACGGCCTCGATCCAGCGGCCCCGGTCCCACGCGGGGGCCGAAGGGGGCTCCAGTCGGGCGAAATTCGCGGCGCCGCTCCAGCCTCCTTCGCCGCCCGTGCCGGATGTCCAACGCGTCTCGACGGTCTCCTCCGTCTGGTTCCCCCAGAACACGCGCGCGGGAATGAAAAAGGCGGCGTCGGGAAATCCAGGCCACCCCGGCCGCGCGCCCTGCTCGGCGAAGGAGAAGCCGCCGATCGCGATTGCGCCGGGGAAGCCCTGCGGCGCCGGACCGCGGTGGCTCGCGGCGCGGAGCAGGCGCCCGATCTTGGCCGCGATCTCCGTGAAGCGGGCGCCGTCCGCGTCGACGCCTGCCCTCGCGACGCGCGCGTCCGCGGCCTCAATTCCGGATAGAGCCCCGACCCCGGCGATCGCTTCCCCCTCCGGCGCTTCCCAGAGGAAGACCGGGCGTCGGGCCGCCTCCTCCCGCAGGGACCGAAGGCAGTCCCATGGGCTTCGTCCGGAAACCCTCGCGCTCTCGCCCGAGATCGAGCCCGGCTCGGCCGCGATCGCGCGCGCGGCTCCTTGCGTATCTTGGAGCCGAGCGTCGGACCGAGCTGCCGCGAATGGAGAGGTGTCGGGAGCCGCCACGGTCGGCCAGTATAGAGAGCGCGCGGACACGCGGCAACTCGAGGATGCTAGGCAATCGCGCGCGGCTATCGTATCTTCCCGCGCATGATTCCCGCTCCGGCCCCCCATATGGCCCTCGGTCTGGTTCTCGGTCTGCGCCACGCGCTTGAGGCCGATCACATCGCGGCCGTCGCCACGCTCGTGAGCCGCGGGCGCAGTCCGCTTCGCTCCGGGCTCATCGGGGGCTTCTGGGGGCTGGGACACCTCGCGTCGCTGCTCCTGGTTGGATTGCCCGTGATCGGGCTCGGCCTGAGGTTTCCTTCCGCCCTCACTCTCCCTCTCGAGCTCGGGGTCGCGGCCATGATCGTCTTCCTCGGAGTGGGCGGGCTCGCGCGCGATCGCTCGCCCGCTTCCGCGCGAGGCCCCGCGCCGTCCCCGCGGCACGACCACTCCCATTCGATCCGCGGCCTTGGAACGAGGCCCTTCTGGGTCGGCGCCGCGCACGGGCTCGCGGGGAGCGGCGCCCTCACCCTCGTGATCCTCGCGACGATGCCGTCGCGCGTGGACGGTCTACTCTACCTTGTCCTATTCGGATTCGGCTCGATCGTCGGCATGGCGGCGGCCAGCGCCGGTCTTTCCATTCCGATCGCGGTTTCGGGGCTCGCCGCCCCCGGAGTCACCCGGCGGCTCGCGCAGGCGGTCTCGTTCGGGAGCGTGATGTTCGGATTGTTCTACGGCGCGACGACGCTCGCCACCGCGATCGCGCGTCACCCGCTCTCCTGAGGGGGATCCGCTTGACGGTCGACAAAGTTGGTGACATTATTCACAATCTTGTTTCCAAGGGGTCTTATCCGCGCGTGCGGCGGGGCACCGGGGGAAAGTGGTTTCCGGCGACTTGAGCACTTCTAAGCCAAAGCAAGCCATTGGGATCGCGCTCGTTCTGCTTGTCCTGGGCGGCTGGTCTTTTTTCGATTCATTCAGCAACGTGGGCTACGCTCCAAAGCAGCCGATTCCCTTCAGCCACAAGCTCCATGCGGGCACGAACAAGATCCCGTGTCTCTACTGCCACTCGAATGCCGAGCGATCGCGTCATGCGACGGTCCCCGCCATGGCCGTCTGCATGAACTGCCATACTGTCGTTCGGACCGACCGGCCCGCGATTCAAATGGTGGCGCAGTACTACCAATCCGGTAAGCCGCTTCCGTGGGTGCGCGTCCATCGCGAGCCCGACTATGTCTATTTCAGCCACCAGTGGCACATCGCGCGCGGGTTCGCGTGCCAAACCTGCCACGGGCAGGTCCAGAACATGGACGTGATCCAGCAATCCAAGGATCTCAAGATGGGTTTCTGCATCAGCTGCCATCGAGCGAACAAGGCCCCGACGGATTGCAACACGTGCCATATATGACGGAACCCACACCGAAGCACTGGCGTTCTCTGGCCGAGCTCCACGGGGATCCCGAGGTTCGGGAGCTTCGCGAGCGCGAGTTCCTCACGCCGTCCGAGGAGACCACCGAAATCCCATCCCGGCGTGATTTCCTGAAGCTGGTCGGGGCCGGGGCCGCGTTCGCGGCAGCGGGCTGTGCGCGGAGACCGGTCGAAAAAATCCTTCCCTACATCAAGGCGCCCGAAGAGGCGATTCCGGGGAAGGCGGTGTGGTACGCATCCACGTGCGGCGAGTGCCCGGCGGCGTGTGGCGTCCTCGTCAAGACCCGCGAGGGACGACCGATCAAGCTCGAGGGGATGAAGGAGCACCCGTTGAGCCGGGGCGGGCTCTGCGCCCGCGGCCAGGCGTCGCTTCTCAACCTCTACGATCCGGACCGGCTTCGTGGCCCCGTCGCGGTCGACCGCAACACCGGGGCGGCGAACGCGACCACGTGGGGCGGGCTCGACGCGCGCACCGCAAACGCGCTGCGCGAGGCGCGGGGTGGCGGCGGCAGGGTCGTCCTCCTCACGGGGACCGTGACGAGCCCAACGACGCGGGCGCTGATCGATGAGTTCCTCAAGATATTCCCCGGTGGCGCGCACGTCTCCTACGACGCCGTCTCGAGCGACGCGATCGCGAAGGCTCAGGAGCTCTGCTACGGAGAGCGCCTCATCCCGCACTATCGCCTCGACCGGGCCGACTTGCTGGTCACGCTCGGAGCCGATCCGCTGGGCACGTTTCTTTCGCCGGTGGAGTTCGCCCGCGATTTCTCGAGCCGCCGCAAACCGGAGTCGGGCTCGATGTCCAAGGTCGTGGCGATCGAGCCGATCCTCACGCTCACCGGAACCAACGCGGACGTCCGGCACCGCGTCCGTCCGGAGCATCTCCTCTGCATCGCGCTCGCGCTGGCGCACGAGCTCCACGTGCGGATTCCGAGAGCGCCCCTTTCCGGCAACGCTGCGGTCGGTGCCGCGCTCGGCGGGTACCCTGCCGAAACCGTGGAGCGGGACGCGGGCCTCAAGCCGGGAACGCTCGCCGCGCTCGCGGACGAGCTTTGGGCCAACCGCGGAAAGAGCCTGGTCCTCGCTGGACCGCAGGCGGCGCCCGCGAGCCAAGCCGTGGCGCTTCAGGTCGCGGCGAATCTCCTGAACATGGCGCTCGGGAACGAGGGCGCGACCGTGGAGATGGCGACACCCTCGCTTCAGGCGCAGGGCTCGGAGGAGGCGGTGCTCTCGCTGGTCGAGGGGATGCGCGCGGGCGAGGTGCAGGTGCTACTCATCCAGGGGGTGAACCCGGCCTACACGCTGCCCGCGGCGCTCGGATTCGCGGAGCTCATGAAACGGGTTCGGTTCATCGTGAGCTTCTCCGACCGCGTGGACGAGACCGCCCGGCACGCCGATTTCGTGGCCCCCGACCATCACTACCTCGAATCCTGGAACGACCATGAGCCGAACCGAGCCGTGCGCTCGCTCACGCAGCCCGCGATCGCGCCGCTCTACGACACGCGCGCGTTCCAGGACACGCTGCTCGCGTGGGGGCGTTCCTTGGGGGCCGGTTCTCTCGCGGCCACGACCGGGAGCTGGCATGACTACCTAAAAGAGCGTTGGCGCGGCGATGTCTATCCGAAGAGCGACGCCGCGGCGTCTTTCGACCTCTTCTGGGAAGGAGCGCTCCGCGAGGGCGTATGGCAGGCGAAGGACCGGGGGAGAGCCCGCCCCGCGTCGGGCGCGTTCCGGCCGGAGGCGCTGAGCGAGATCCCCGCGACGCGCGCACCGGCGCCGTCCGGGGGGCCGCTTTCGCTCGTGCTCTACGTGCCGGTCACGCAATACGACGGTCGCAGCGGGAACAACGCCTGGCTTCAAGAGCTTCCCGATCCGGTCTCGAAGATCTGTTGGGACAACTACGTCTCGATCGCCCCGTCCCGCGCGAAGGAGCTGGGCGTTTCGGAATACGAGATGAAGGCGGACGTGGTCACCGTCGACGTGGGTCACGCCAAGTTCGACCTGCCCGTCCACGTGCAGCCCGGTCTCCACCCGGATGTGGTCGCGATCGCGGTCGGATTCGGACGCACCGCGGCGGGACGCGTGGGGAATCAGGTCGGACAAAACGGCTACGCGTTGGCGCAGGCCACCGGGGGCCGGATCGGGCTGAGCGGAATTCCCGCGCGGGTCACGAGGACGGGCCGCCGGGCGCCGCTCGCCTGCGTCCAGGGACACCAGTATACGGAGAACCGTCCCATCATTTACGAGACCACCTTCGCTTCCTTCCTCAAGGATCCCTCCTCGGGAAACGACGCCCCCACGAGCGAGCCGTCGATGTGGTCGAGGCACCAGTATCTCGGCTACCGCTGGGGAATGGCGATCGACTTGAACGCGTGCATCGGGTGCGCCGCCTGCATGGTCGCGTGTCAGGCCGAGAACAACGTGCCGGTCGTGGGGAAGTCGATCGTCCTCCGGGGGCGCGAGATGGCGTGGCTTCGGATCGACCGGTACTACTCCGGGAATCCCGAAGATCCGGAGACGGTCCATCAACCGATGCTCTGCCAGCATTGCGAGAACGCGCCGTGCGAGACCGTCTGCCCGGTGCTCGCGACCGTCCACAACTCGGAGGGTCTCAACTTACAGATCTACAACCGCTGCGTCGGGACTCGCTACTGCTCGAACAACTGCCCGTACAAGGTCCGGCGCTTCAATTGGTTCGATTACTCGAGCGTGCGGGAGAAATCGCTGAGGCTCGTGCTCAACCCGGACGTGACGGTGCGGTCCAAAGGCGTGATGGAAAAATGCACGTTCTGCATCCAGCGCATCCGCGACGGCAAGGAGCGCGCGAAGGCGCTCGGAGTTCCTGTCCAGGACGGCGACATCGAGACCGCGTGCATGCAGTCCTGCCCGACGCAGGCGATCACGTTCGGCGATATCAACAACCCGAAGAGCCGCGTGTCGGAGCTGATGAAGCGCCCGCGCGGGTACCACGTGCTGGCCGAGCTGAACACCCTGCCCGTCGTGACGTACGAGCTCAAGGTAAGGAACCGTGAGGAGGTGGGCTCATGAGCGACGTCGCCGAGTCCCCCGTGCTCCCGGCCGAGCCCTTGATCGACGCGCGGAAGTCGTTCGCCGACGTGAATCGGGATGTTTCCGCCCCGCTGGAACGGAAGCCCGGGATGCTGTGGAAGGTCTTTTTTGGAATCACGGCCCTCCTGACCCTCCAGTTCTTCATGGAAATCGGATACCAGATGTACAAGGGCATCGGGATTTGGGGGCTGAATCACCCCGTCGGCTGGGCCGTCGACATCACGAGCTTCGTGTTCTGGATCGGCATCGGCCACGCCGGCACGCTCATCTCGGCGATCCTCCACCTGTTCCGGCAGCGTTGGCGCACCGCGATCAACCGCTCGGCCGAGGCGATGACGATCTTCGCGGTCATGACCGCGGGGCTCTTCCCGCTGATCCATCTCGGCCGGACCTGGTTCGCCTACTGGCTCGTCCCGTACCCTAACTGGCGGTTCCTCTGGGTGAACTTCCGCTCGCCGCTCATCTGGGACGTCTTCGCGGTTACGACGTACCTCACGATTTCGATCTGCTTCTGGTACACGGGACTCATCCCCGACTTCGCCTCGCTGCGGGACCGCTCCACCGGCTGGCGCCGCGCGATCTACGGCGCCCTCTCGCTCGGCTGGCGCGGCTCGGAGCGCCATTGGCAGCACTACGAGCGGGCGTACATGATGCTCGCCGGGCTGTCGACGCCGCTCGTGCTTTCCGTGCACAGCGTGGTCTCCTTCGATTTCGCGACGTCGCTCCTGCCCGGGTGGCACACGACCATTTTCCCTCCGTACTTCGTGGCCGGGGCGATCTTCTCCGGCTTCGCGATGGTCGTGACCCTGCTCGTCATCCTCCGCAAGGTCTTCCATATGGAGGAGTACGTCACGCTCCAACATCTGGAAAACATGAACAAGATCATCCTCGTGACGGGGATGATGGTCGGATACGCCTACGCGACCGAGTTCTTCGTCGCGATGTACAGCGGAAATACCTTCGAGCGGTTCACCTTCCTGAACCGGGCCCGCGGGCCGTTCGCGTGGTCCTACTGGATCATGGTCACGTGCAACGTCGTCGTTCCCCAGATTTTCTGGTTCCGGAAGCTCCGGCGAAGCATTCCCGTGATGTTCGTGGTGTCCATCCTCGTCAACGTGGGAATGTGGTTCGAGCGCTTCACGATCATCGTGACGTCGCTCCACCGAGACTTCCTCCCGCCGAACTGGTCCTATTACAAGCCGACGATCTTCGACTACTCCGTGATCGTGGGCTCGTTCGGCTTCTTCTTCATGTGGTTCCTGCTCTTCTGCCGCTTTTTCCCGGCGATCTCGATGGCCGAGGTGAAGAGCGTGCTCTGGAGCGCGAAACGAACCGCCGCGCCGCGCGAACTGCCTCGGGCGAAGGAGCCGGTCCATGTTTCTTGACCGCTTCCGAAAACGCCGCCCGGTGCGAGCCGTGCTCGCCCTCTACGATGACCCCGACCGCCTGCTGAACGCCGCGGCGCTCGCAAAGGAGCACGGACTCGAGGGGATCGACGCGTTCACGCCCTACCCGGTCCACGGTCTGAGCGAGGCGCTGGGCATCAGGAAATCCTGGGTGCCCTACGTGACGCTGGTCATGGGGTTGAGCGGGGCCGCGCTTGGGCTCACGTTCGAGATTTGGACCTCGGCGTTCGATTGGCCGATCAACGTCGGTGGAAAGCCGTACATCTCGCT
This window contains:
- the menH gene encoding 2-succinyl-6-hydroxy-2,4-cyclohexadiene-1-carboxylate synthase, which produces MPTHLGGAQDPGGRLASGPRDRGDRGPDRAGRESRVASGRLGRRGPRGRERLVTLTVRGVPYHIVLDGEPARGRPIVLLHGFNGSSEDWTPLLPRLRGEGRAAIAVDLLGHGATGAPADPSRYTMAEAVRDLDAILGDLGVERSDWLGYSMGGRVALHMALAQPERVSSLILESSSPGIEDVHARARRRGEDDALADRIEERGIEWFVNYWSMLPLFETQRELPPATLAALRSRRMGSLPAGLARSLRGMGQGVHDYLGSRLDRVRCDVLLLAGERDVKYVRVARSMAEAIPGSSCVIVPGVGHAVHLEAPEALADALAAHWMALPELDAEASSRSYE
- the menD gene encoding 2-succinyl-5-enolpyruvyl-6-hydroxy-3-cyclohexene-1-carboxylic-acid synthase, which translates into the protein MPSRATESETRRAGMRSADAGAPAAEGAEPLRAPGAINLAWADRFATALHDAGVRDAVLCSGSRSAPLALAFDRSPIATHISLDERSAGFFGLGLAKASRRPVALVCTSGTAAANFFPAIIEAGYARVPLILATADRPPELRDTGAPQTIDQIKLFGSHVRWFVEVGAPEGSPTMLDYAASLGARAVAEAWRAPAGPVHLNFVFREPLLPEPDALPPAPTPAPAASIVAEPPPPAPQTVERIAKAARVLRRGLIVCGPDDSPPDLASAVAKLALVTGYPTLADPASQIRFGSRPGGPVLGGYDAFLRSAPFAARHEPELVIQFGAALTSKAFHAYTARHPSARHVIVDPGAGWRSPARRAREVVTADPTAFAEALSEALAGAADPLPSWREEFERAERAARETIARHLERARTFCEGKIFPVLLEALPETGTLYVGNSMAIRDLDAFVPNHPHRVRVLANRGANGIDGVVSSALGASAASNDPLLLVTGDLSFHHDLNALHMARGERVGATIVVVHNDGGGIFSFLPVARHAAFERYFGTPHGLDFAPAAAMYGTPYSCPRTWEELRTRAAASLRARATEVIEVRTERDGNRAWHQAVWDDVVRAVGSGS
- a CDS encoding isochorismate synthase is translated as MGVVVPRGRRGASRGSGRAIAREPAHSEEDDHGRDPELERESEGGRKPQAEPDHGQSNQEQRREVSQPPEAPDEPGAKRTAPAAHERGDGRDVIGLKRVAQTENQTEGHMGGRSGNHAREDTIAARDCLASSSCRVSARSLYWPTVAAPDTSPFAAARSDARLQDTQGAARAIAAEPGSISGESARVSGRSPWDCLRSLREEAARRPVFLWEAPEGEAIAGVGALSGIEAADARVARAGVDADGARFTEIAAKIGRLLRAASHRGPAPQGFPGAIAIGGFSFAEQGARPGWPGFPDAAFFIPARVFWGNQTEETVETRWTSGTGGEGGWSGAANFARLEPPSAPAWDRGRWIEAVRRTLTRIREGACSKAVLARWVELELDPATDAIEIMESLRAAYPTCYRFLISDGNGNAFLGASPERLARLAHGEISTEAVAGTQRCEPGEDEHALMRALAKSEKDRSEHKIVLRHLLETLRPLCDSLHAPEEPEVMRLPHLLHLRTPVRGRAREGAHVLDLVARLHPTPAIAGWPRTEAKAWIDRVEPCGRGWYAGPMGWLNGRGEGDFTVGIRSLALRGRRARLFAGAGIVEGSDPELEWNETELKMKGILDAVARD
- a CDS encoding cytochrome C, coding for MVSGDLSTSKPKQAIGIALVLLVLGGWSFFDSFSNVGYAPKQPIPFSHKLHAGTNKIPCLYCHSNAERSRHATVPAMAVCMNCHTVVRTDRPAIQMVAQYYQSGKPLPWVRVHREPDYVYFSHQWHIARGFACQTCHGQVQNMDVIQQSKDLKMGFCISCHRANKAPTDCNTCHI
- a CDS encoding 4Fe-4S dicluster domain-containing protein; this translates as MPYMTEPTPKHWRSLAELHGDPEVRELREREFLTPSEETTEIPSRRDFLKLVGAGAAFAAAGCARRPVEKILPYIKAPEEAIPGKAVWYASTCGECPAACGVLVKTREGRPIKLEGMKEHPLSRGGLCARGQASLLNLYDPDRLRGPVAVDRNTGAANATTWGGLDARTANALREARGGGGRVVLLTGTVTSPTTRALIDEFLKIFPGGAHVSYDAVSSDAIAKAQELCYGERLIPHYRLDRADLLVTLGADPLGTFLSPVEFARDFSSRRKPESGSMSKVVAIEPILTLTGTNADVRHRVRPEHLLCIALALAHELHVRIPRAPLSGNAAVGAALGGYPAETVERDAGLKPGTLAALADELWANRGKSLVLAGPQAAPASQAVALQVAANLLNMALGNEGATVEMATPSLQAQGSEEAVLSLVEGMRAGEVQVLLIQGVNPAYTLPAALGFAELMKRVRFIVSFSDRVDETARHADFVAPDHHYLESWNDHEPNRAVRSLTQPAIAPLYDTRAFQDTLLAWGRSLGAGSLAATTGSWHDYLKERWRGDVYPKSDAAASFDLFWEGALREGVWQAKDRGRARPASGAFRPEALSEIPATRAPAPSGGPLSLVLYVPVTQYDGRSGNNAWLQELPDPVSKICWDNYVSIAPSRAKELGVSEYEMKADVVTVDVGHAKFDLPVHVQPGLHPDVVAIAVGFGRTAAGRVGNQVGQNGYALAQATGGRIGLSGIPARVTRTGRRAPLACVQGHQYTENRPIIYETTFASFLKDPSSGNDAPTSEPSMWSRHQYLGYRWGMAIDLNACIGCAACMVACQAENNVPVVGKSIVLRGREMAWLRIDRYYSGNPEDPETVHQPMLCQHCENAPCETVCPVLATVHNSEGLNLQIYNRCVGTRYCSNNCPYKVRRFNWFDYSSVREKSLRLVLNPDVTVRSKGVMEKCTFCIQRIRDGKERAKALGVPVQDGDIETACMQSCPTQAITFGDINNPKSRVSELMKRPRGYHVLAELNTLPVVTYELKVRNREEVGS
- a CDS encoding hydrogenase — protein: MSDVAESPVLPAEPLIDARKSFADVNRDVSAPLERKPGMLWKVFFGITALLTLQFFMEIGYQMYKGIGIWGLNHPVGWAVDITSFVFWIGIGHAGTLISAILHLFRQRWRTAINRSAEAMTIFAVMTAGLFPLIHLGRTWFAYWLVPYPNWRFLWVNFRSPLIWDVFAVTTYLTISICFWYTGLIPDFASLRDRSTGWRRAIYGALSLGWRGSERHWQHYERAYMMLAGLSTPLVLSVHSVVSFDFATSLLPGWHTTIFPPYFVAGAIFSGFAMVVTLLVILRKVFHMEEYVTLQHLENMNKIILVTGMMVGYAYATEFFVAMYSGNTFERFTFLNRARGPFAWSYWIMVTCNVVVPQIFWFRKLRRSIPVMFVVSILVNVGMWFERFTIIVTSLHRDFLPPNWSYYKPTIFDYSVIVGSFGFFFMWFLLFCRFFPAISMAEVKSVLWSAKRTAAPRELPRAKEPVHVS
- a CDS encoding DUF3341 domain-containing protein, which codes for MFLDRFRKRRPVRAVLALYDDPDRLLNAAALAKEHGLEGIDAFTPYPVHGLSEALGIRKSWVPYVTLVMGLSGAALGLTFEIWTSAFDWPINVGGKPYISLPAFIPVMFECGVLLGGTMTLAALILACGLPDLKGPILDRNFTNDRFGLYVPEHGPSWNEERIFRILGGTGAVDLRVVRV